A stretch of the Methanofervidicoccus abyssi genome encodes the following:
- the pheT gene encoding phenylalanine--tRNA ligase subunit beta — protein sequence MPTVKVVKRDLERLVNISLSDRTVEEKFPMMGVEVERIFEEVKDGRKEKVIQFSVNPNRPDYLSVEGLARGFRGFIGIEVGMPRYQIYPSDVEVFVERVSSRPYCAFAIVKNLNIDSYLLESLIDLQEKLHWTIGRDRRKVAIGIHDLDKITPPFYYKEVSGDELKFEPLGWDREMTPKEILEKHEKGIKYRHLVPEDRYPIILDRDGNVLSMPPIINGNLTKVTTETRNLLIDVTGTEIHSVESTLNIILCALADRGGNIHSVKLNIKKEGGEYYSKVYPDLTPQTYEVSVDLVNERLGLNLNPGEIINTLRKGRMEGEYNYNRNSITVQVPPYRVDILQEVDLIEEIAINYGYDRFTGTLPEVFTVGEKHPLEKKLEYVRSIMIGHGFYEVVNLTLSNEEVLFKRMDMEVDKKEYVEVLKPASIEHRVVRTWILPLLLETLYINKVNELPQKIFEVGDVVVVDEEGNCRNITKLAFVITHPSTNFNEVKSYGESVMRELNIEYKLENYNHPSFIPGRCVKIVDLGDNKIIGYFGEINPQVILNFQLEYPVVGFEMEIR from the coding sequence ATGCCAACTGTAAAGGTTGTAAAGAGGGATCTGGAGAGATTAGTTAATATAAGCCTCTCAGATAGGACTGTAGAGGAGAAGTTCCCGATGATGGGCGTAGAGGTTGAAAGAATATTCGAAGAAGTTAAAGATGGTAGGAAAGAAAAAGTAATTCAATTCTCTGTAAATCCCAACAGGCCTGACTATCTAAGTGTTGAAGGTCTTGCTAGGGGTTTCAGGGGTTTTATAGGTATTGAGGTAGGTATGCCGAGGTATCAGATTTATCCATCAGATGTGGAGGTATTTGTTGAAAGAGTAAGTAGTAGGCCCTACTGTGCTTTTGCTATTGTAAAAAACCTAAATATTGACAGTTATCTCTTAGAGAGTTTAATAGATCTCCAGGAGAAACTTCACTGGACAATAGGAAGGGATAGGAGGAAGGTTGCGATAGGTATCCACGATTTGGATAAGATAACTCCTCCCTTCTACTATAAAGAGGTGTCTGGAGATGAGTTGAAGTTTGAGCCCTTAGGATGGGATAGGGAAATGACACCAAAAGAGATTTTGGAGAAACACGAGAAGGGGATAAAATACAGACATCTTGTCCCTGAAGATAGGTATCCAATAATATTGGATAGAGATGGAAATGTTCTCTCCATGCCTCCTATAATAAATGGAAATCTTACAAAGGTAACAACTGAGACGAGAAATCTACTGATAGACGTCACAGGAACTGAGATCCATAGTGTTGAAAGTACTTTAAATATTATTCTCTGTGCCCTTGCAGACAGGGGCGGTAATATACACTCAGTTAAATTAAACATAAAGAAGGAAGGTGGAGAATATTACTCTAAGGTGTATCCAGATCTTACACCTCAAACTTACGAGGTTTCTGTAGATCTTGTAAATGAAAGATTAGGGCTAAACCTGAATCCCGGAGAGATAATAAACACTCTGAGAAAAGGTAGGATGGAAGGGGAGTATAACTACAATAGAAATAGTATAACAGTCCAGGTACCTCCTTATAGGGTAGATATACTCCAGGAGGTAGATCTCATAGAAGAGATTGCAATAAACTACGGATACGACAGATTTACAGGGACACTCCCAGAGGTATTTACGGTGGGAGAGAAACATCCCCTGGAGAAGAAGTTGGAGTATGTTAGAAGTATTATGATAGGACATGGTTTCTACGAAGTTGTAAATCTAACACTTTCAAATGAGGAAGTGCTCTTCAAAAGGATGGATATGGAGGTAGATAAGAAGGAATACGTCGAAGTGTTGAAACCTGCATCTATAGAGCACAGGGTTGTTAGAACCTGGATACTACCACTCCTCTTAGAAACCCTATATATAAACAAGGTAAATGAGTTGCCCCAGAAGATATTTGAGGTAGGAGATGTTGTTGTAGTAGATGAAGAAGGAAATTGTAGAAATATTACAAAGTTAGCCTTTGTCATAACCCATCCCAGTACGAACTTCAACGAAGTAAAGAGCTATGGGGAAAGTGTAATGAGGGAGTTAAATATAGAGTATAAACTGGAGAACTACAACCATCCATCATTTATACCTGGGAGATGTGTTAAAATAGTTGATTTGGGGGATAATAAGATTATTGGATACTTTGGAGAGATAAATCCTCAGGTGATACTTAACTTCCAGTTAGAATATCCAGTTGTAGGGTTTGAGATGGAGATTAGATAG
- a CDS encoding nicotinamide-nucleotide adenylyltransferase — MRGFLIGRWQPFHKGHFSIIEEISKEVDELIIGIGSAQKSHTLNDPFTAGERIIMITKTLKKYNFPYYVIPINDIEFNAIWVSYVEALTPPFDVVYSGNPLVRELFMEKGYTVKKPKLYNRSEYSGREIRRRMLEGERWEHLVPEEVVEVIKEIDGVNRIRRLMESDYY, encoded by the coding sequence TTGAGAGGGTTTTTAATAGGGAGGTGGCAACCTTTCCATAAGGGTCATTTTTCTATTATAGAAGAGATATCAAAGGAAGTAGATGAACTTATTATAGGGATTGGAAGTGCTCAGAAGAGTCATACTCTTAACGATCCCTTTACAGCGGGAGAGAGAATAATAATGATAACTAAAACCCTTAAGAAATATAATTTTCCATACTATGTAATCCCTATAAATGATATAGAGTTTAACGCCATCTGGGTATCATACGTAGAAGCTCTAACACCTCCATTTGATGTGGTGTATTCAGGTAATCCTTTAGTAAGAGAGCTATTTATGGAGAAAGGGTATACAGTTAAAAAACCTAAGTTGTACAATCGAAGTGAGTACTCTGGTAGGGAGATAAGGAGGAGAATGTTAGAAGGGGAGAGATGGGAACATTTAGTACCTGAAGAAGTTGTAGAGGTTATTAAGGAGATAGATGGTGTAAATAGGATAAGGCGGTTAATGGAGTCTGACTACTACTAA
- a CDS encoding type II toxin-antitoxin system CcdA family antitoxin has protein sequence MNKKDRTSMPIDEEILKIAKDLDIDISKTLESALIRDSPLIKNGDDINKYIVIHLRDLKVKNTICKCGYRFYYVGSKVICPRCKRIFTPR, from the coding sequence ATGAACAAAAAAGATAGGACAAGTATGCCGATAGATGAAGAAATACTTAAAATAGCTAAAGACTTAGACATAGATATATCGAAAACTTTGGAATCAGCATTAATTAGGGATTCTCCTTTAATTAAAAATGGGGATGATATAAATAAATACATAGTCATTCATTTAAGAGATCTAAAGGTCAAAAATACCATATGTAAATGTGGATACAGATTCTACTACGTAGGCTCAAAGGTGATCTGTCCAAGGTGTAAAAGGATATTTACTCCAAGGTGA
- the pyrC gene encoding dihydroorotase, translating into MILKNCKILMNNRIIEGDILIEDGIIKEIRKDINKKDGVIDLKNKIVMGGIIDAHVHFRYNDIRKEGFISGSEAAINGGITYVIDMPNDNPPITTKERFYKKHREGKEKSKVNIEFNYGVTENNYLDRIKEVKSYKIFMVESVGDLFIRDYSKLRSILNQDKVFTIHAEHKDVIEKNKKRYPLNSWIDHCRIRDKRSEVEGIREILRYLEEIDRLGFRKPHIHFCHISTKEGLDLIKKVRERFKNVKITLEVTPHHLYLNIDMAEELKGFGKFNPPLRTKEDNRALMKGLIDGSVDIVATDHAPHTYEEKSRDVKECPSGIPGVETFLPLMLNLVNKGVISLFRLVNLISNKPGEIFHIDNRLKEGKKANLTVIDLKREITIKGERFKSKSKFTPFENWKVKGVPVYTVVNGTFYETSWVDL; encoded by the coding sequence TTGATTCTAAAGAACTGTAAGATATTAATGAATAACAGAATTATAGAAGGAGACATACTAATCGAAGATGGAATTATAAAAGAAATCAGGAAAGATATCAACAAAAAAGATGGAGTAATTGATCTAAAAAATAAGATAGTTATGGGGGGAATTATAGATGCTCATGTCCATTTTAGATACAACGATATCAGGAAGGAAGGGTTTATTTCAGGTAGCGAGGCTGCCATAAATGGGGGTATAACATATGTTATAGATATGCCAAATGACAACCCCCCTATTACTACAAAAGAAAGATTCTATAAGAAGCATAGAGAAGGAAAGGAGAAGAGTAAAGTGAACATAGAGTTTAACTACGGTGTAACTGAGAATAACTACTTAGATAGAATAAAAGAGGTAAAATCCTACAAGATATTTATGGTTGAATCTGTTGGAGATCTATTTATAAGGGACTACAGCAAGTTAAGGAGTATTCTCAATCAGGATAAGGTATTTACAATCCATGCTGAACATAAGGATGTAATAGAAAAGAATAAAAAAAGATACCCCTTAAACTCCTGGATAGATCACTGTAGAATTAGGGATAAGAGGAGTGAAGTGGAAGGAATAAGGGAGATTCTGAGATATTTAGAGGAGATAGATAGGTTAGGGTTTAGAAAACCCCATATTCATTTCTGTCATATCTCTACAAAGGAGGGACTGGATCTGATAAAGAAGGTAAGGGAAAGATTTAAGAATGTTAAAATCACGTTGGAGGTTACTCCTCATCACCTATACCTAAATATTGATATGGCCGAGGAGTTAAAGGGATTTGGTAAATTCAACCCTCCTCTAAGGACTAAAGAAGATAACAGGGCACTTATGAAAGGACTGATAGATGGAAGTGTAGACATTGTAGCGACGGATCATGCCCCCCATACCTACGAGGAGAAAAGTAGAGATGTAAAAGAATGTCCTTCAGGTATTCCAGGTGTTGAGACATTTCTACCTTTGATGTTGAACCTTGTAAATAAAGGTGTAATCTCCCTATTTCGTCTTGTAAATCTCATATCTAACAAACCTGGGGAGATATTCCATATAGACAATAGATTAAAGGAAGGAAAAAAGGCAAATTTAACTGTTATAGATCTAAAGAGGGAGATTACAATAAAAGGGGAAAGGTTTAAATCTAAGTCTAAATTCACACCTTTTGAGAATTGGAAAGTTAAAGGAGTACCTGTATACACAGTGGTTAACGGTACCTTTTACGAGACTTCTTGGGTAGATCTGTGA
- a CDS encoding isopentenyl phosphate kinase: MFAILKIGGSVLCNKNIPYSIKWDNLERMAMEIREAMDYYLKREEKLKLILIHGGGSFGHPVAKRYIKNGRFENMDSGFWEIQKAMRRFNTLVIDTLHEYGVPGVSIQPSSFVAFRGKEVHFDTYVIEGMVERELVPVIHGDIVISNKKDYKIFSGDHILPYLSKKLKPDISLHASDVDGVLDLEGRVIKCINSENIRKVVKCLKTSEKEDVTGGMYLKVMEAYRMGVKVLIFNGNKRGNIYRGLIGDYSIGTKIN; this comes from the coding sequence ATGTTTGCAATCCTCAAAATTGGAGGTAGTGTCCTATGTAATAAAAACATCCCTTACTCTATTAAATGGGATAATTTAGAAAGGATGGCTATGGAGATCAGGGAGGCTATGGATTACTACTTAAAAAGAGAGGAAAAGTTAAAGTTGATACTTATCCATGGGGGAGGTTCCTTTGGTCACCCTGTGGCAAAGAGGTATATCAAAAACGGCAGATTTGAAAATATGGATAGTGGTTTTTGGGAAATTCAGAAAGCCATGAGGAGGTTCAATACTTTGGTAATAGATACCCTTCATGAGTACGGTGTCCCAGGAGTTTCTATACAACCTTCCTCCTTTGTGGCCTTTAGAGGTAAAGAAGTCCATTTTGATACCTATGTAATAGAAGGTATGGTAGAGAGAGAGCTGGTACCCGTAATCCATGGGGATATTGTAATATCCAATAAGAAAGATTATAAAATATTCTCTGGGGATCATATACTACCTTATCTGAGTAAAAAGTTGAAACCAGATATAAGTCTCCATGCCTCTGATGTAGATGGAGTGTTAGATCTAGAAGGTAGAGTTATAAAGTGTATCAACTCAGAGAATATCAGAAAAGTTGTGAAATGTTTAAAGACCTCTGAAAAGGAAGATGTAACTGGTGGTATGTATCTGAAAGTAATGGAGGCCTATAGGATGGGGGTTAAAGTACTAATATTCAACGGTAATAAAAGAGGTAATATATACAGAGGTTTAATAGGAGATTACAGTATAGGAACTAAGATAAATTGA
- a CDS encoding lactaldehyde dehydrogenase, translating to MFINGEWIFRNDLEVFNPYNLEIIGYIPSLSRKEVKEAISIAQEHKEVMKELSPSKRYSILMDIAREIQRRKEELAKIISLDAGKPIRQSIIEVDRSISVFKLAAFYAKEMRGETIPLDDGIIITKREPVGLIGAISPFNFPLNLVAHKIAPAIATGNVVVLHPSSKAPMAAVELTKIIEKILKKRNVPLGVFHLLTGRGDVVGDEIVRNEKVNMISFTGSVEVGGSITRNAGFKKISLELGGSNPVIILNDADIDMAVESTVRGKFLNAGQVCISVGKVLVEEEVADRFIDKVIRETKKLKVGNPLMRETDVGPLITPESAKRVEDLIKQGVDEGGKLLYGGEREGNIVYPTVMEVDSDNILCNVEIFGPVLPIVRVESIKDAIEISNSTIYGLHAGVFTRDINKAFKIADKLECGGVIINNSPTFRVDNMPFGGVKRSGLGREGVKYAIEEMTEIKTVVIKNIKY from the coding sequence ATGTTTATAAATGGTGAGTGGATATTTAGGAATGATTTAGAAGTTTTCAACCCTTATAACTTAGAAATCATAGGATATATACCATCCTTGAGTAGAAAGGAAGTTAAGGAGGCTATATCCATAGCTCAGGAACATAAAGAAGTGATGAAAGAGTTGTCTCCCTCTAAGAGATATAGTATTCTCATGGATATAGCAAGGGAGATCCAGAGGAGAAAGGAAGAACTCGCAAAGATTATATCCTTAGATGCAGGGAAACCTATAAGGCAGTCTATAATAGAAGTGGATAGGTCTATAAGTGTATTTAAACTTGCAGCCTTCTACGCCAAGGAGATGAGGGGAGAAACTATACCCTTGGATGATGGAATAATAATAACAAAGAGAGAACCTGTTGGACTTATCGGTGCCATAAGTCCCTTTAACTTTCCGTTGAACTTAGTGGCACATAAGATAGCCCCTGCTATAGCAACTGGTAACGTAGTAGTACTTCATCCATCTTCTAAGGCTCCAATGGCGGCAGTTGAATTAACTAAGATTATAGAAAAGATACTTAAAAAAAGGAATGTCCCTTTAGGTGTTTTCCATCTGCTGACTGGTAGAGGGGATGTAGTTGGAGATGAAATAGTAAGAAACGAAAAGGTAAATATGATATCTTTCACTGGGAGTGTTGAGGTGGGGGGGTCCATTACAAGAAATGCAGGATTTAAAAAGATATCCTTAGAATTAGGGGGTAGTAACCCAGTTATTATACTTAATGATGCTGATATAGATATGGCTGTTGAATCTACAGTTAGAGGGAAGTTTTTAAACGCTGGCCAGGTGTGTATATCTGTAGGTAAGGTATTGGTTGAGGAGGAGGTTGCAGATAGGTTTATAGATAAAGTAATTAGGGAAACAAAAAAGTTGAAAGTTGGAAATCCACTTATGAGGGAAACAGATGTAGGACCACTTATCACGCCTGAAAGTGCTAAGAGGGTGGAGGATCTTATAAAACAGGGGGTAGATGAAGGAGGTAAATTGCTCTACGGGGGAGAAAGGGAAGGGAATATAGTATATCCAACAGTTATGGAGGTAGATTCCGACAACATATTATGTAATGTGGAGATCTTTGGACCTGTGTTGCCTATAGTTAGGGTAGAGAGTATAAAGGATGCTATAGAAATAAGTAACAGCACCATATATGGACTACACGCCGGGGTATTTACAAGGGACATAAATAAAGCTTTTAAGATAGCAGACAAATTGGAGTGTGGAGGGGTAATAATAAACAACAGTCCAACATTCAGGGTGGACAACATGCCCTTTGGAGGTGTTAAGAGAAGTGGATTAGGGAGGGAAGGTGTGAAGTATGCTATAGAAGAGATGACTGAGATAAAGACTGTTGTAATAAAAAATATTAAGTATTAG
- a CDS encoding DUF354 domain-containing protein produces the protein MDVWIDFTNSPHVHYFSQLIRRFEREGIEYFITYRRFKNLESIVKLYSYNSCPILVGSHGERLEEKLINSAERIIKLTKIVLENNPQVAIAKHSVELPRVAFGLNIPTIFVVDNEYAEAQNRLTLPIVDEIITPQGTNRCLLRRQGGENFLTFEGTCEVAHVNSRLNNVLPLDREIVEKMGLSRDLPLIVMRPCPNSSYCNGKRDILPYIIRELKRVVDCNIVVFPRSEKQKRTYSLLGATIPEVVDTISLLYHADVMVGAGGTMNREAAVIGVPTVSCYPECILGVDNYLIERGRMVHLLSVKEIVSYIEDNIGKRNNSINLEDPTDLMFERVCKYLKR, from the coding sequence ATGGATGTATGGATAGATTTTACAAATTCGCCTCATGTTCACTATTTTTCCCAACTTATAAGGAGGTTTGAGAGAGAAGGGATCGAGTATTTTATAACCTATAGAAGATTTAAAAACCTAGAGTCTATAGTTAAACTCTACAGTTATAACTCCTGTCCTATATTAGTGGGATCTCATGGGGAAAGATTGGAGGAGAAACTTATAAACTCTGCAGAGAGGATTATCAAACTGACAAAGATAGTATTGGAAAATAATCCCCAAGTGGCTATTGCAAAACACTCAGTTGAACTTCCAAGGGTGGCATTTGGTTTAAATATCCCTACTATATTTGTAGTAGATAACGAGTATGCAGAGGCTCAGAATAGATTGACGTTACCTATAGTAGATGAGATTATCACCCCTCAGGGTACTAATAGATGTCTGTTAAGGAGACAGGGAGGTGAAAATTTTTTAACCTTTGAGGGCACCTGTGAAGTAGCACATGTTAACTCCAGGCTGAACAACGTACTACCGCTGGATAGGGAGATAGTAGAAAAAATGGGGTTAAGTAGAGATCTTCCCCTTATAGTGATGAGACCTTGTCCAAATTCCTCCTACTGTAACGGCAAAAGAGATATACTGCCCTATATCATTAGGGAGTTAAAGAGGGTTGTAGACTGTAATATCGTAGTATTTCCAAGGAGTGAGAAACAGAAGAGAACATACTCACTCTTAGGGGCCACCATACCTGAGGTTGTAGATACTATATCTCTACTCTACCATGCTGATGTCATGGTTGGTGCGGGAGGGACTATGAATAGAGAAGCTGCTGTTATAGGAGTGCCTACTGTTTCATGTTACCCTGAATGTATCCTTGGTGTAGATAACTATCTAATAGAAAGGGGTAGAATGGTACATCTACTATCCGTTAAGGAGATTGTAAGTTATATAGAGGATAACATTGGAAAGAGGAATAACAGTATCAATTTGGAGGATCCTACAGATCTGATGTTTGAGAGAGTATGTAAATACTTAAAAAGATAA
- a CDS encoding UPF0280 family protein translates to MSIKESNIMIKTENMVYIEIAKGVLLRERLLLENYIARHPEFLTSYEPLEVEESAPRIVKLMARSGKNADVGPMAAVAGSISQIIVEDVSNYGCRNIISNNGGDIALKSTENIVVGLYAGNSPISSEIGFKIDRDRIIDGYGVCTSSGTVGHSVSFGNADAVVVFAEESSIADGAATSIGNFAVGSPEEAINRSLERAECIEGIDGVFVVVGEYAGKVGKVPKLVKTDKKVTYGELFEMI, encoded by the coding sequence ATTTCTATTAAGGAGTCCAATATAATGATAAAAACAGAGAATATGGTATACATCGAGATAGCCAAAGGTGTACTACTTAGAGAAAGACTACTTCTTGAAAACTATATAGCGAGACATCCGGAGTTTTTAACAAGTTATGAACCTTTAGAAGTTGAAGAGAGTGCTCCAAGAATTGTGAAACTTATGGCAAGGTCTGGAAAGAATGCAGATGTTGGCCCTATGGCAGCAGTTGCAGGGTCTATCAGCCAGATAATCGTCGAGGATGTCTCTAACTACGGATGTAGAAATATTATCTCCAACAATGGGGGGGATATAGCACTGAAGTCTACCGAGAATATTGTTGTTGGGCTATACGCTGGAAATTCACCAATTTCCAGTGAGATTGGATTTAAAATAGATAGAGATAGGATAATTGATGGTTACGGCGTATGTACTTCATCCGGAACTGTGGGTCACTCTGTAAGTTTTGGAAATGCAGATGCAGTAGTAGTCTTTGCAGAGGAGAGTAGTATTGCAGATGGAGCTGCCACCAGTATAGGAAACTTTGCAGTTGGTTCACCAGAGGAGGCTATAAACAGATCGTTGGAGAGAGCAGAGTGTATTGAAGGTATTGACGGAGTCTTTGTAGTTGTTGGAGAGTATGCAGGTAAAGTTGGAAAAGTCCCTAAATTGGTAAAAACAGATAAAAAGGTTACCTATGGAGAACTCTTTGAGATGATTTGA
- a CDS encoding 30S ribosomal protein S19, translating into MARKSRGRRARKKKQETLIRKGEFKYRGYTLDELLEMPLKKFAELLPARQRRSLLRSLARGINPKHRKLLKKIRRARRLLNRGKEPKIIRTHCRDFIIIPEMVGLTFGVYNGQEFKEVKIVPEAIGRYLGEFSLTRKIVKHGAPGVGATRGSMFVPIK; encoded by the coding sequence ATGGCTAGGAAATCTAGAGGAAGAAGGGCGAGGAAGAAAAAACAGGAAACTTTAATAAGGAAAGGAGAATTTAAATATAGAGGGTATACCTTAGATGAGCTTCTAGAGATGCCACTGAAAAAATTTGCAGAACTTCTACCAGCAAGACAGAGGAGGAGTTTGTTGAGGAGTTTAGCTAGAGGTATAAACCCAAAGCATAGAAAGTTGTTGAAAAAGATTAGAAGGGCCAGGAGATTGTTGAATAGAGGTAAAGAACCTAAGATAATAAGAACCCACTGTAGGGACTTTATAATTATTCCAGAGATGGTGGGGCTAACCTTTGGTGTATATAACGGACAAGAGTTTAAAGAAGTAAAAATAGTACCAGAAGCTATTGGAAGATACTTGGGAGAGTTTTCCCTAACGAGGAAAATTGTTAAACATGGTGCTCCAGGAGTAGGTGCTACCAGAGGATCTATGTTCGTACCTATTAAGTAA
- a CDS encoding 50S ribosomal protein L2, producing the protein MGKRLISQNRGRGTPKYTSPTHKRRGEVKYRKFDNLEKNGKIVGVITDILHDPGRSTPVATVKFDNGEERLMLVPEGMKVNDIIECGVKAEIKPGNVLPIGHIPEGVPVYNIETIPGDGGKLVRAGGCYAYIIAHDSDKTMVKLPSGCIKALHPMCRATIGVVAGGGRKEKPFTKAGKKYHAMKAKAIVWPRVRGVAMNAVDHPFGGGRHQHVGKPTTISRNAPPGRKVGHIAARRTGRRR; encoded by the coding sequence ATGGGAAAAAGACTAATATCCCAGAATAGAGGTAGGGGAACTCCAAAATATACCTCTCCTACCCATAAGAGGAGGGGAGAGGTGAAGTACAGGAAGTTTGATAATTTGGAGAAAAACGGTAAAATAGTAGGAGTAATAACAGATATCCTACATGATCCTGGAAGAAGCACTCCAGTGGCCACTGTGAAGTTTGACAACGGTGAAGAGAGATTGATGCTGGTTCCTGAAGGTATGAAAGTTAACGATATAATAGAATGTGGAGTAAAGGCAGAGATAAAACCTGGAAATGTACTACCAATAGGCCATATCCCTGAAGGTGTCCCTGTATATAACATAGAAACTATACCTGGAGATGGAGGTAAGTTAGTTAGGGCTGGAGGATGCTATGCCTATATAATCGCTCACGATAGCGATAAAACCATGGTAAAACTTCCATCAGGATGTATAAAGGCTTTACATCCAATGTGTAGGGCTACAATAGGTGTTGTTGCAGGGGGAGGTAGGAAGGAGAAACCTTTCACAAAGGCAGGTAAGAAGTACCACGCCATGAAGGCCAAGGCTATAGTGTGGCCAAGGGTAAGGGGAGTGGCAATGAACGCAGTAGATCACCCATTCGGTGGAGGTAGGCATCAACATGTTGGTAAGCCTACAACAATTTCGAGAAATGCACCTCCAGGTAGAAAGGTTGGACATATTGCTGCTAGGAGAACTGGAAGAAGGAGATAA
- a CDS encoding 50S ribosomal protein L23 has product MDPFDIIKMPVVSEKTMRLIEEENKLVFYVDKRATKSDIKRAVEELFNVKVSKVNVLITPQGRKKAYIKLKDGYDATEVAANLGIY; this is encoded by the coding sequence ATGGATCCTTTTGACATTATCAAGATGCCTGTAGTAAGTGAAAAGACTATGAGACTTATTGAGGAAGAGAACAAGTTAGTGTTTTACGTAGATAAGAGAGCTACTAAGAGTGACATCAAAAGGGCTGTTGAGGAGTTATTCAATGTAAAGGTAAGTAAGGTGAATGTACTTATTACACCACAGGGAAGGAAAAAGGCCTATATAAAATTGAAAGATGGATACGACGCTACAGAGGTTGCAGCTAACTTAGGTATCTACTAA